The following coding sequences lie in one Silvanigrella aquatica genomic window:
- a CDS encoding PLP-dependent aminotransferase family protein, whose protein sequence is MAGFQKIKIDKNMKIPISEQIVDQYIHAIQTGTLLVGTKLPSIRDLSAQLQINKIGVITAYNRLSDADYIRAKQGSGYYVTFKPKRKETFIQNHKLENKFENKDKTKNQNSPIFPLFSNREENVTYLGSGDLPKNIGILEELRGISRNIFSNSSLIFQYPHGQGYLNLREAIAFELEQKGMPIANSKQILICNGALHALNILLDYYLQKKDSVLLEVPNIDILFNCIKYKKLNIINLERTSDKIILNDEKKFEIRSKKPKIMIIYSNCHNPTSGILSSIERHELLNLAKEINAVIIEMDIYKGLNFDDFIPPLLCAMDGFNTTLYVSSYSKIFGSGIRVGYIAAHEDIIQQLLLSKVMQDMSSSILDQQIIYEMIIRGTMKKSIQKLKESFRSKRDTLISMLKKMAPQGSKWNHPEAGMFLWFEFPPGENLSVIEERALEKKIFIAPGKLFYPLHHENNFMRINFAILEPVQTYNALETLFTIWRNASSRKWIYKK, encoded by the coding sequence ATGGCTGGTTTTCAAAAAATTAAAATTGATAAAAATATGAAAATACCCATATCTGAACAAATTGTTGACCAGTACATACATGCCATTCAGACCGGTACACTTTTAGTTGGAACAAAATTGCCTAGTATTCGCGATCTTTCAGCGCAACTGCAAATAAATAAAATTGGTGTGATTACAGCCTACAACAGATTAAGCGATGCGGATTACATTCGGGCAAAGCAAGGAAGTGGTTATTATGTGACATTCAAACCCAAAAGAAAAGAAACTTTTATTCAAAATCACAAATTAGAAAACAAATTTGAGAATAAAGACAAAACAAAAAATCAAAACTCTCCCATTTTTCCCCTCTTTTCAAATAGAGAAGAAAATGTCACTTATTTAGGAAGTGGAGATTTACCCAAGAATATAGGAATTCTGGAAGAATTACGAGGTATTTCAAGAAATATATTTTCAAATTCTTCTCTCATTTTTCAATACCCACATGGTCAAGGTTATCTTAATTTAAGAGAGGCCATCGCTTTTGAACTCGAACAAAAAGGAATGCCCATCGCGAATTCTAAACAAATTTTAATATGCAATGGAGCCCTCCATGCTTTAAATATATTGTTAGATTATTATTTGCAAAAAAAGGATTCTGTTTTATTAGAGGTTCCAAATATTGATATCCTTTTTAATTGCATTAAATACAAAAAATTAAATATCATAAACCTAGAAAGAACCTCAGATAAAATAATATTAAATGATGAAAAAAAGTTTGAAATTCGATCTAAAAAACCTAAAATCATGATTATATATTCCAATTGCCACAATCCAACTTCTGGGATACTAAGTTCAATAGAGAGGCATGAACTTTTGAATCTTGCAAAAGAAATCAATGCTGTGATTATTGAAATGGATATTTATAAAGGATTAAACTTTGACGATTTTATTCCCCCACTGCTCTGTGCTATGGATGGATTTAATACAACATTATACGTTTCTTCCTACTCTAAAATCTTTGGTTCTGGTATTCGCGTGGGGTATATTGCTGCTCATGAAGACATTATTCAACAATTATTACTTTCTAAAGTTATGCAAGATATGTCATCTTCCATATTAGACCAACAAATTATTTATGAAATGATTATTCGTGGCACTATGAAAAAATCGATTCAAAAATTAAAAGAAAGTTTTCGCTCGAAACGCGATACATTAATTTCTATGTTAAAAAAAATGGCCCCACAAGGTTCTAAATGGAATCATCCCGAAGCAGGAATGTTTTTATGGTTTGAATTTCCTCCTGGTGAAAATTTATCTGTCATTGAGGAACGGGCTTTGGAAAAAAAAATATTTATTGCTCCTGGTAAATTATTTTACCCTCTTCATCATGAAAATAATTTTATGAGAATCAATTTCGCAATTTTAGAACCTGTACAAACATATAATGCGCTAGAAACATTATTTACAATTTGGAGAAACGCTTCTTCAAGAAAATGGATTTATAAAAAATGA